Proteins encoded within one genomic window of Alteribacter populi:
- a CDS encoding ABC transporter ATP-binding protein, protein MSVIQMKKLTKYYGKVLALDGLDLEVNKGEVLGFIGPNGAGKSTTIRVLLGLLRKSGGEVRLFGKDPWKEAVELHRRISYVPGDVNLWPNLTGGEAIDLFGRLRGDIDPKQRDQLLERFDLDPTKKCRTYSKGNRQKVALVSAFASQADLFILDEPTSGLDPLMEAIFQECVAEVKAQGKTVLLSSHILAEVEKLCDRVGIIREGKIVESGSLDQLRHLTRTFITVKTAQKIDGLSSFSGVHDLELNGKEAKFQVDTSEMDQVLKFLTQFEVRGLTSTPPTLEELFMRHYGDDSSKEGASQGGGKRE, encoded by the coding sequence ATGTCAGTGATTCAAATGAAAAAGCTAACAAAGTATTATGGGAAGGTTTTAGCACTTGATGGTCTGGATCTTGAAGTAAATAAAGGAGAGGTCCTCGGATTTATTGGACCAAACGGAGCTGGAAAATCGACAACCATTCGTGTATTACTTGGTCTTCTCCGTAAATCAGGTGGAGAGGTGCGCTTATTTGGCAAAGATCCGTGGAAAGAAGCGGTTGAACTTCACCGTCGTATTAGCTACGTACCTGGTGATGTCAATTTATGGCCGAACTTAACAGGTGGAGAAGCGATTGACCTATTCGGCCGTCTGCGAGGAGACATTGACCCGAAGCAGCGCGATCAATTGCTAGAACGATTTGACCTTGACCCGACGAAGAAATGCCGTACGTATTCCAAGGGAAACCGGCAAAAGGTGGCGCTTGTTTCTGCCTTTGCTTCACAAGCAGACCTGTTTATTTTAGATGAACCAACTTCCGGACTTGATCCATTAATGGAGGCTATTTTCCAAGAGTGTGTCGCAGAGGTAAAAGCGCAAGGCAAAACGGTCTTACTTTCGAGTCATATTTTGGCTGAGGTCGAGAAGCTTTGTGACCGTGTCGGAATCATTCGTGAAGGAAAGATTGTTGAATCCGGCTCACTCGATCAGCTACGCCATTTAACTCGTACATTCATCACGGTTAAAACCGCGCAAAAAATTGATGGTCTTAGTAGCTTTTCTGGTGTTCATGACCTCGAATTGAATGGCAAAGAAGCGAAGTTCCAGGTCGATACTTCCGAAATGGACCAAGTGCTTAAATTTTTAACACAGTTTGAGGTGAGAGGTTTAACAAGCACACCGCCAACATTAGAAGAGCTCTTCATGCGTCACTATGGCGACGATAGTAGTAAGGAAGGTGCTTCTCAAGGAGGTGGCAAACGTGAGTAA
- a CDS encoding TetR/AcrR family transcriptional regulator — protein sequence MIRKEVVHINSAFHKLEETKKQRIIDAAIEEFVEKGFEQASTNAIVKKAQIGKGMLFHYFNSKKDLFLYLFDYCSEIMKREYLYSIDIEEGDIIKRFRQASLLKQEILMKRPYLFDFMSMALITNTDHLMEELNDRRQKLEKYGYGRLYKNIDTTMFRDEMDVEKALQLLTWAMDGYRSAKERELKGKQLRREEYDVLFQEFDDYLKVLKQAFYK from the coding sequence TTGATACGTAAGGAGGTAGTCCATATTAATTCTGCATTTCATAAATTAGAGGAGACGAAAAAACAGCGGATTATTGATGCTGCTATTGAAGAGTTTGTTGAGAAAGGCTTCGAGCAGGCGTCTACGAATGCCATTGTAAAAAAGGCACAAATAGGAAAGGGAATGCTTTTTCATTACTTTAATAGCAAAAAAGACCTGTTTCTTTATCTATTTGATTACTGCAGCGAGATTATGAAGAGGGAGTATTTGTATTCGATTGATATCGAGGAAGGAGATATCATTAAACGATTTCGACAAGCTTCATTGCTGAAACAAGAAATTTTAATGAAACGGCCTTACTTATTTGACTTTATGAGTATGGCGCTAATCACGAATACCGACCACTTAATGGAAGAGCTAAATGACCGTAGACAGAAACTAGAAAAATATGGATATGGAAGGCTATATAAAAATATTGATACAACCATGTTTCGAGATGAGATGGACGTTGAAAAAGCCCTTCAGCTTCTCACCTGGGCCATGGATGGCTACCGGTCTGCGAAAGAAAGAGAATTAAAAGGTAAACAGTTGAGACGAGAGGAATATGATGTTTTGTTTCAAGAGTTCGATGACTATTTAAAAGTGTTAAAGCAAGCCTTTTACAAATAA
- a CDS encoding tetraprenyl-beta-curcumene synthase family protein, producing the protein MKAPTTMWMMVYKVYKEVVPEVHQILDEWRKKAEKIENNELRMYALESINENTFHNEGGGVFALLTKKEVRTDVLWFIVSYQIICDYLDSLCDQSESLDPNDFRSLHEALRQALAPGSQEDVYYEHREQKDDNGFLRDLVTTCQEKVQAFPGFTGAQASMEELSLHYRNLQVYKHVEKKDREPYLISWYEETKEKYPYLADMRWYEFAASTGSTLGVYTLAAYASKGKMAKAEAESMKDKYFPHAQGLHILLDYFIDQEEDLEDDELNFCAYYKNEEDMVERMRYFKTEAERKLKQMPDSAFHSLINKGIIAIYLADEKVQKNPQIKKTANRMIRFGGLSTAFFYLNSWIFRRVSDNNEIAS; encoded by the coding sequence TTGAAAGCACCGACAACAATGTGGATGATGGTTTATAAAGTGTATAAAGAAGTTGTTCCGGAGGTTCATCAAATTTTGGATGAGTGGAGGAAAAAAGCCGAAAAAATTGAGAATAATGAGCTTAGAATGTATGCGCTCGAAAGTATCAATGAAAACACCTTTCACAATGAAGGGGGCGGGGTATTTGCCCTCTTAACAAAAAAAGAAGTGAGGACGGATGTCCTCTGGTTTATCGTGTCCTACCAAATTATCTGTGACTATTTGGATAGCTTGTGCGATCAAAGCGAATCACTGGATCCGAATGATTTTCGCTCACTTCACGAAGCGTTGCGCCAGGCGTTGGCACCTGGTTCACAAGAAGATGTCTATTACGAGCACCGTGAACAAAAGGATGATAACGGGTTTTTAAGAGATCTCGTCACGACTTGTCAGGAAAAAGTGCAAGCTTTTCCTGGATTTACAGGCGCACAAGCATCGATGGAAGAGCTTTCCTTGCATTACCGGAACCTTCAGGTGTATAAGCACGTAGAAAAAAAGGACCGAGAACCGTACCTAATCAGTTGGTACGAAGAAACCAAGGAAAAATACCCTTATTTAGCAGATATGAGATGGTATGAGTTCGCTGCAAGCACGGGATCTACTTTAGGCGTCTATACGTTAGCAGCATACGCTTCAAAAGGGAAGATGGCCAAAGCAGAGGCTGAGTCGATGAAAGACAAGTATTTTCCGCATGCCCAAGGGTTACATATTTTGCTTGATTATTTTATTGATCAGGAAGAGGACCTTGAAGATGACGAGTTGAATTTTTGTGCTTACTATAAGAACGAAGAAGATATGGTAGAAAGAATGCGCTACTTTAAAACGGAAGCTGAGAGAAAATTAAAGCAGATGCCCGATTCCGCTTTCCATTCCCTTATCAACAAAGGGATTATCGCCATTTATTTAGCCGATGAAAAGGTGCAGAAAAACCCTCAAATAAAAAAGACCGCTAATAGAATGATCCGTTTTGGTGGACTCTCGACGGCATTTTTCTACTTGAATTCGTGGATTTTCAGGAGAGTCTCTGATAACAACGAAATCGCTTCTTAA
- a CDS encoding DUF4367 domain-containing protein, with amino-acid sequence MKKQLLSLGIAPVVLFAAACSVEDTDEIIENAVEAQGNLESYYAEVSSSFEFDGVSEEDSYKEWSAKPNKHRIEQDGFISVSNGEQSWSYNEEENSVIVFDDIGEWSEEMPDESEMMREMLTEMMGSNDVVAHGKETVADRSVIHLSLTPKEGEEEFLLGDGSYEVWVDEETYMPLKMKMEGEEFSSEMEYTHIEYNIDIDEEIFEFDIPEGAELQSMDDLMPESLSIDELQEVTAFDVPEFTKLPDGYEFQGANYLEEMDSAMIEYIDSEGNYLMLSISSESTDFSLEGEESESLEIGEHEGTYMSMHQMQFITWSDGDLHYELSSFAEDMTKEELVEVAKGLK; translated from the coding sequence ATGAAGAAACAACTATTATCATTGGGTATTGCACCAGTGGTTTTATTCGCCGCAGCTTGTTCAGTTGAAGATACGGATGAAATCATTGAAAATGCTGTTGAAGCTCAAGGAAATCTAGAAAGCTACTATGCAGAAGTCTCGAGCAGTTTTGAATTTGATGGTGTTTCAGAAGAGGACTCATATAAAGAGTGGTCTGCTAAACCGAACAAACACCGCATTGAGCAGGACGGATTTATCTCTGTATCAAACGGAGAACAGTCATGGTCATATAATGAAGAAGAAAATAGTGTCATAGTTTTTGATGATATAGGTGAATGGTCAGAGGAAATGCCGGATGAATCCGAAATGATGCGTGAGATGTTAACGGAAATGATGGGTTCAAATGATGTAGTTGCCCATGGTAAAGAAACAGTTGCTGATCGCTCAGTGATTCATTTGTCACTTACACCTAAAGAGGGTGAAGAGGAGTTCTTATTAGGTGATGGAAGCTATGAAGTTTGGGTTGACGAAGAGACATATATGCCGTTAAAAATGAAAATGGAGGGCGAGGAATTCTCCTCAGAAATGGAATACACCCATATTGAGTACAACATCGATATCGATGAGGAAATTTTTGAGTTTGACATTCCAGAAGGAGCAGAACTTCAATCGATGGATGACTTGATGCCAGAAAGCCTTTCTATCGATGAACTTCAAGAGGTCACAGCTTTCGATGTACCTGAATTCACAAAACTTCCAGATGGTTATGAATTTCAAGGAGCAAATTACCTTGAAGAAATGGATTCGGCGATGATTGAGTACATCGATTCAGAAGGTAATTACCTCATGCTGTCCATTTCATCAGAATCGACGGACTTTTCACTTGAAGGGGAAGAATCTGAAAGTCTTGAGATCGGTGAGCACGAAGGAACGTATATGAGCATGCATCAAATGCAATTTATCACATGGAGCGATGGAGACCTTCATTATGAGCTATCTTCTTTCGCTGAAGACATGACAAAAGAAGAACTTGTCGAAGTAGCAAAAGGCCTTAAATAA
- a CDS encoding uracil-DNA glycosylase: MRLPESLAEEGKKRIYSYPVEGFVYGEGPDTPALMLVGEAPGETEIHNGVPFSGRAGKELMSFLDRLELTREDVYITSTVRSRPYRWGEKKSRNGEVVKRKYNRPPTAKEIVAHAPLLDYEIEHVKVPVIVTLGNIGLKRLGGANKKITECHGRFLHQPVQRLGKDGRYEWTNESYLLFPTFHPASIFYNRGLLDLIHADLAKLKEFLTR; encoded by the coding sequence ATGCGCTTACCAGAAAGCCTTGCCGAAGAGGGAAAAAAACGAATTTACTCCTATCCAGTAGAGGGGTTTGTCTATGGGGAGGGACCTGATACCCCTGCACTTATGCTCGTCGGAGAAGCACCTGGTGAAACAGAAATTCATAATGGCGTTCCTTTTAGCGGTAGAGCTGGGAAAGAACTGATGAGTTTTTTGGATCGGCTTGAGCTCACGAGGGAAGATGTTTACATTACAAGTACGGTTCGCAGCCGCCCTTATCGGTGGGGAGAGAAAAAGTCAAGGAATGGTGAGGTAGTAAAACGAAAATACAACCGACCGCCGACAGCAAAAGAAATCGTCGCCCACGCTCCTCTTCTAGATTACGAAATCGAACACGTAAAAGTACCTGTCATTGTCACCCTCGGAAATATCGGACTCAAACGATTGGGCGGTGCAAATAAAAAAATAACTGAATGCCACGGAAGGTTTTTACACCAACCTGTACAACGTCTAGGAAAGGATGGCCGTTACGAATGGACAAACGAATCCTACTTACTTTTCCCAACCTTCCACCCAGCTTCAATTTTTTATAACCGAGGCTTGTTGGACTTAATACATGCCGACTTGGCAAAGTTAAAAGAGTTCTTGACACGGTAG
- a CDS encoding metal-sensitive transcriptional regulator, whose translation MNYNDQMKHRVKRIEGQVKAVSRMMEEEKDCKDLIVQMSAARNALDRAIGLVVSTNLEQCVREQIEKGEDTDELIQEAVNLLVKSR comes from the coding sequence ATGAATTATAATGATCAAATGAAACATCGTGTAAAGAGAATTGAAGGGCAAGTAAAAGCAGTCTCGAGAATGATGGAAGAGGAAAAAGATTGTAAAGATCTTATTGTGCAAATGTCAGCGGCGAGAAATGCATTAGACAGAGCTATTGGTTTAGTAGTGAGCACAAACTTAGAGCAGTGTGTTCGGGAACAAATTGAAAAGGGCGAAGACACAGATGAATTGATCCAAGAAGCCGTTAACTTATTAGTGAAGAGTAGGTAA
- a CDS encoding DsrE/DsrF/DrsH-like family protein produces MENKKTTIVLFSGEYDKAMAAYIIANGAAAYDHEVTIFHTFWGLNALRKDEQVSVKKGFMEKVFGKMMPRGADKMGLSKMNFAGMGPKMIKQLMKKHNAMPLPQLIEMAQEQGVKLVSCTMTMDLLGLQKEELLDEIEYAGVAAYLGDASEGNVNLFI; encoded by the coding sequence ATGGAAAATAAAAAAACAACAATTGTCTTATTTAGCGGAGAATACGATAAGGCAATGGCAGCTTATATTATTGCTAACGGTGCCGCGGCATATGATCACGAGGTGACGATCTTTCACACTTTTTGGGGGTTAAATGCCTTACGTAAAGACGAGCAAGTCTCAGTTAAAAAGGGATTCATGGAAAAGGTGTTCGGCAAAATGATGCCGCGCGGTGCTGACAAAATGGGACTTAGTAAAATGAACTTTGCTGGTATGGGACCGAAAATGATTAAGCAACTCATGAAAAAGCATAATGCGATGCCATTGCCTCAGTTAATTGAAATGGCGCAAGAACAAGGTGTAAAACTTGTATCCTGTACGATGACAATGGACCTTCTCGGCTTACAGAAGGAAGAATTACTTGATGAGATCGAATATGCGGGAGTAGCCGCTTACCTCGGGGACGCATCAGAAGGTAATGTGAACTTATTTATTTAA
- a CDS encoding sulfurtransferase TusA family protein, whose translation MIKTDRVLDAKGLACPSPIVRTKKVMQDLSPGQVLEVLATDKGSTADLQAWAKSGGHEYIGTTNEGEVLKHYLRKACSYEEKQETKHPHVIDNDGLKKKLDEGNAVVVDVREQAEYSFNHIPGSLSLPLGELEYRLNDLKKGDEIYVVCYTGNRSDMAAKKLVESGFTNVINVVPGMSDWSGPTEKNF comes from the coding sequence ATGATTAAAACCGACCGCGTGTTAGATGCAAAAGGGTTAGCTTGCCCGAGTCCAATAGTAAGAACAAAGAAAGTGATGCAGGACCTTTCCCCTGGCCAAGTACTAGAGGTGCTAGCAACAGACAAAGGCTCAACAGCTGACTTGCAAGCATGGGCAAAAAGCGGGGGACACGAGTATATAGGCACTACTAACGAAGGGGAAGTGTTAAAGCACTACCTTAGAAAGGCGTGTAGTTACGAGGAAAAGCAAGAAACAAAACACCCTCACGTGATCGATAATGATGGATTAAAAAAGAAGCTTGACGAAGGAAACGCCGTTGTTGTGGATGTTCGTGAGCAAGCGGAATACTCGTTTAATCATATTCCAGGATCACTCTCACTTCCACTTGGTGAGTTGGAATACCGTTTGAATGATTTAAAGAAAGGTGATGAAATCTATGTCGTTTGCTACACGGGTAACCGAAGTGATATGGCGGCAAAAAAGCTAGTTGAGAGTGGGTTTACCAATGTAATCAATGTGGTTCCTGGTATGAGTGACTGGTCAGGTCCAACCGAAAAAAATTTTTAA